The Methylocystis sp. ATCC 49242 region CGCCGAGCGCGCCGAAACCGTCGAGCGCGCGCAGCGGCGGCAGCATTCGACGGTCTTCCATCGGCGCGGACTCGTCTTCATCGGCAAGCCGGGTCGACTCGCCCGCCATCGCGGAGATGCGCTTCAGCATGTCGACGAAGAGGCCGGAAATCGGCAGATTCGACCAGCTCGTGTCGGCATTGACGTGGAAGAGCACGATGAGCCCCTTGCCGCGTTTTTCGGCGGTGACGAGCGGCGTTCCGTCGGAAAGGCGCGCCCATGTCTTCTGGACAAGACCGGGGTCCGGCTCAGCCAGCACCTGCCGCTGCACGCTGACGTCCTTCGACGCCGGCAGGCCGACGAAGGGGCTCGTCGCATCGAAATCGCTCAGCGCCTTTGGCGTCTCCCACGACATGGCGCCGCCGAGCACGCGGCCGTTGCGGCGCAGCCGCACGGGCAGCAGATCATCGGCGGCGTTGGCGAGACGCGGACCGGCGAAGCGCACCAGCGTCCCGCCGTCGTCGACGAATTTCGCGAGCGCGTCATAGGTCTCCCCCGGCGCAAGGCCCACGTCGGCCAGAACCATCACATTTGGCCGCTCGGCGAGCAGCGTCTGCACCGGCTCCACCGCGCCCGGACGGGCTTGGCGCAATTGCGCGAAGGGCGCGAGCGCCTTTTCGAGATAGTAAAGTGGCGAAAGCAGGGGCTGCGCCTCGTCGAGACCTGCGCCGCCGACGAGTGCGATGCGTTTGACTTTCGAGCGCGCGTCGAGAAGCGCCACGGCGCCGGCGGAGTTTTCGCCTTCGATGCGTAGCTGGCTCACGTCATTGCGCAGCTCGACCGGCAGATCGAGCCGCGCCTTCACGCGCAGCGACGAGCCGAAGTCGACGGCGGCCCGACCAATGGTCTGACCCTTGGCGTCAATGGCGATGACGGAAGCGCCGCCGTCCGAGACGCTGGCGCGAAGCACATCTACGCTGAGCGCGCTCGCGTCATTGGATGGCACCGCGAGAGCCTTCGGAACATGTTCATCCGTCAGCGCCTCTACGCGCGCGCCGGCGTCGGCGGCGTCTTTCAACGCTTTCGCGAAGGCCCCCGCCTCGCCCTGCGCGAGTCCATCGCTGAGCCACACGATTCGCACGCCTGCATGTGACTTTGCGAACGCCGAAACATGCGCCGCCGCCGCGCGACGATCCGCGAGAAAGGGCTTTGGGCGCGCCGACCGTAACTTCTCCAGCGCGCGCGCGCCGTCTGTAAGCGTCGGCGCCGCGGGTTCGGAGACGGCCGCAATAGCGACGGGCGCGCCCGATCTCGCCGCGCTCTCGATGATGGCGCCGGCGGCGCTGATCCGCCGATCCCATGTCGGCGCCGTGGGCCACCCATCATCGAACACGACGAGCGTCGGCGCGGAGGACATGACCACCGCGCCGGTGGGGCTCCACACTGGTCCGGACATGGCGAGAATTATCGCGGCGGCGAGCGCCAGTCGCAGGGCCGTGAGCCACCATGGCGTCCGGGAGGGGGTTTCTTCGTCCGGCTTCAGCTCGCGCAGGATTTTCGTCGGCGGAAAGATGATCTCCCGCGGGCGTGGCGGCGTAATCCGCAGCAGCCAGTAGATCAGTGGCAGGCTCGCAAGTCCGACCAGCGCCAGCGGCGCGGCAAAGGAAAGGCCGCCCATCAGCGCCGCTCCTCCACGCCGGAGGAGCCCGCTCCGAGCAGACCCATGGCGAGCGTCAGCGCCGCCTCCGCAGCCGGCCGGTCGGTATGATGCTGAAGGCAAAGGAAACCAGCGCCCCGCGCCGCGGCGCGCACCGCCTCGCGATGGGCGTCGAACCGTTGAGCATAGGCCGCTCGCAGGCTTCGGGCGTCGCCGGCGTGGAAAGCCGGGCCGCCGTCCGTGTCGAGGAACATGGTTTCTCCGGCGAAGGGGAAGCTTTCCTCGCTCGGGTCGATGATCAACAGCAGCGCGCCGGAGGCGCCGGCGTCCGCAAACTGGCGCAGCCTCATGGCGAGCGCTTCCGGCTCGGTGAGAAAGTCCGAAATCAACACCACACGGGCGCGGGGCCGCAGCGGCGCCTGCGGCGGCAGTTCGTCCCGCGCCGTCTCTCCAGCGCGCTCATAGAGAGCGCGGGCCAGCCGGTCGATCACGTCGCGCGCAGAAACAGGCGCGGTGAGCCCGAGCGCAGCTACCCGCTCGCCCCCACGGACGAGAACGTCGGCGAGCGCCAGCCCGAGCGTCACGCCCCGCGCCAGCTTGTCGTCTGATGCGAGCGACGAGGCGAAGGCCATGGAAGGCGAGCAGTCCATCCAGATGAAATAGTCATGCGCAGCCTCCCATTCACGCTCGCGCACGTAAAGCTGGTCGCCGCGCGCGGAGCGGCGCCAGTCGATGCGATGGGCCGCCTCGCCGGACATGAAGGGGCGATATTGCCAGAAGGTCTCGCCAACCCCGGCGCGCTTGCGGCCGTGAACGCCATAGGCGACGCTCGCCGCGATCTCATGCGCGCGGGCGACGAGGCGCGGAAGACGCGCGGCGAGATCCGCCGCCGCGGCTGCGTCCGCCACCCCGCGCGTCGCAGAGTCGTACGAGCGCGTCTCGACACTGCCGAAAAGGCTCATGTCACCCGATCCGCGCGACGAGCTTGTCGATGAGGTCGGAGACGCTCATCTCGCGCCGGGCGGCGAAATTCAGGGCCATGCGGTGACGCAGCACCGGCGCGGCGAGCACGGCCACGTCGTCGAGCGAAGGCGCGAGGCGACCCGTGGCGAGCGCGCGGGCGCGGGTGGCGAGCATCAGCGCCTGTGCGGCGCGCGGCCCCGGCCCCCAGGCGACATGCGGCGCGATGGCCGGATCGCCGTCGTCGGGACGGGCGGCGCGCACGAGATCAAGGATCGCGTCCACCACCTTGTCGCCGACCGGCAGCCGCCGCACGAGGCGCTGCGTCGCCATCAACTCCTCGGCGTCGAGAGCCTGAGCCGGATCGACGGATTTCTCGCCGGTCGTCTCCAGAAGCACGCGGCGCTCGCTGGCCCGGTCGGGATAATGCACGTCGATCTGCATCAGGAAGCGGTCGAGCTGCGCCTCCGGCAGCGGATAGGTGCCTTCCTGCTCCAGCGGATTTTGCGTCGCGAGCACATGAAAGGGGCGCGGCAGGTCGTAGCGCTTGCCGGCGACGCTGACATGGTGCTCCTGCATCGCCTGCAACAGGGCGGACTGCGTGCGCGGCGAGGCGCGGTTGATTTCGTCCGCCATAAGGAGCTGCGCGAAGATCGGCCCCTTGATGAAGCGGAAAGAGCGCGAGCGATCGGCGCCCTCCTCCAGCACCTCCGAGCCGATGATGTCGGCGGGCAAAAGGTCGGGCGTGAACTGCACGCGCTGCTCGGCGAGCCCCAGGACCTTGCCGAGCGTCTCGACAAGCTTGGTCTTGGCGAGACCCGGCACGCCGACGAGCAGGCCGTGGCCGCCAGCGAGGATCGTCACCAGCGCCTGCTCCACCACCTCGTCCTGTCCGAAGATGACGGCGCCGATGGCGGCCCGGGCGCGGCCGATATGGTCCAGCGCGCGTTCGGCGGATTCGACGACGGCGGTCTCGAGCGAGGTCGGCGCAAGTTCGGGTGAGGTCATGTGTCGGGGATTCTCTGCTAAGTCGCGGCGGGCCGCAGTCGTTTCCAACTTAGTTCGCCGGGGAGCTTTGTCGATCAGGAAAGCGAACGCGCCTTCAGCTTCGGCGGCCATACTTAACAGCGAAGGCGCGCGAATTGTGGCGGCGGCGCGATTGATGGCCGCCATGCGCGCCAAACATGTATAAGAGGACCGTCGTTTCAATCGCCGGAAAGGCCCCATCGCCCATGTGGCGCGCAGTTGTCGAAACCGCCCTTCTCTTTCTGACCCCCTTCGTCGCCTATGCGCTGTTTCATCTGCTGCAGCGGCGCTGGCCATTCGTGCGCGAACTCTGGCACGGCAGGATCGTTTCGCTGCTGACGATCGCGGGGCTCGTCGTCGCCATCGGGGGGATGCTGGCGCTCGGCCTGACCGAGCGCAATCAGGGCGTCTATGTCCCCGCCCATGTCGAGAACGGCAAGCTTGTGCCGGGCCGCTTTCAATGAACCTCGCGCAAAGGCTGCTCGATGATCCGCGCCTCGCGACGCTTTTCGCCGCTCTGGCGAAAACGGGCGGCGAGACCCGCGTCGTCGGCGGGGCCGTGCGGGACGCCCTTTTCGGGCTTCCGCCGCATGAGATCGATCTGGCGACGACCGCCCTGCCCGAGGACGTGCTCGCGGCGGCGCGGGATGCGGGACTGAAGGGCGTCCCGACGGGCATCGAGCATGGCACGGTGACGATCGTCGTCGCCGGAACGCCCTTCGAAGTCACGACATTGCGGGAAGACGTCGAGACCGATGGCCGCTTCGCCAAGGTCCGCTTCGGCGGCGATTTCGACCAGGACGCAAGGCGCCGCGACTTTACGGTCAACGCCCTGTCGCTGACGCCCGACGGCGAACTGCACGACCCCACGGGCGGGATTGCGGATCTGGAAGCCCGGCGCATCCGCTTCATCGGCGACGCGGCGACGCGAATCCGCGAGGATTATCTGCGCGTCCTGCGTTTCTTCCGCTTCAACGCGTCCCACGGCGAAGGCGCCTTCGACCGCGAAGGGTTGCACGAATCGATCATCGCGCGCGAGAATCTCGCCCGGCTGTCGCGCGAGCGCGTTCGGGCCGAACTGGTGAAACTGCTCCCGGCCCGCCGCGCGCCGGAGGTGGTGCGGGCCATGTCGCAGGCCGGGGTGATCGAGGTCATTCTCGGCATGGGCTACCCGGCGCGACTTGAGCGGCTCGCCGCTTTCGAGGCCGCGCAGGGAAAGAAACCCGACGCGGTCCTGCGCCTTGCCGCCTTCGCCGTGCTGACGGTCGAGGACGCGGAGCGGCTGCGGGATCGGCTGCGCCTTTCCAACGACGAATGGTCGCGGCTTTCCGCCGCCGCCCGCACGCTTGCGGCGCTTCATGGGATCGAGCGCCCGCCGCCGGTCTCGCATCTGCGGGAGATGCTGTTCATCTGCGGCGCGCGCGCCGCGGCCGACGCTCTGGCGCTGGCTTTCGCCGAGAGCGCAGCCGCGCCGGATGATCCGCAGTGGCTCGAGGCGGCAAAATATCTCGACGAGAACCCTGCCCCCGCCTTCCCGATCCGGGGCGCGGATCTCATCGCGCGGGGCGTGGCGCCGGGACGCGAGCTTGGCGCCGTGCTGAAGTCTCTGCAGGCTCAATGGATCCGCGCAGGATTTCCCCGCGACCCGCAGGCAGTGATGCAACTGCTGGAAGAGGCCGTGGGGATCAAGGAATGACGCGGAAGAAACTGGCCGTCGCAGCTCTCGCGATTATCGCCGCGCTGGCGGCGCGGGCGGAGGCCGCGCAATTGCAAGGATGCTACGTCCGCGTCTACGACGCCGACCATCTGGCGAAAAACCCGCGCCAGATCATCCGGCGAATCCAGTTCGAACGGGTGGAAGGCGATTACGATCCCCCGCAGTACGGGGTCCGTGTCCATCTCAAGGGCGACAAGCGTCCATGGGACGCCGGAGGCCCGTGTAAACCCGAGGGCGCCTCCCTGCGTTGTGACCTCGACGGCGACAGCGGGCATGTTCGCGCGACCGCTGACGGCGACAAGCTTCGGCTGGAGGTTATCGACTACATCGGCTTCGAAGCGGATGCGAAGAGTGGCGATCTGGATCGGAAGTCGTTCTCCGACGCCGCGCACAAGACCTTCATCCTATCCCGCGAGAAGCCGAAGGCGTGCAAATAGCGCCTTCGCCTCGACTCAACGCGACAGCCGCAGTTTCGAGAGATTCATGGCTATCTGCGAAAAGGCGCGGTCGATCTGCGTGGAGTCGGTCGCCAGCAAATAATGATCCGCATTCGTGGCGCAGCTCTTGAGCAGATTGATGCCGGCGGCGTCGATCGGGTTGGTAGAGACCGAGAAGGCGATCGAATAGATTTCGATCCCCTTCGCCTTGGCGTTCTCGCACGATTGGCGCGTCAACTCGTCCTGCGCCTGCCGGGACACGGATTTGTAATCCGTCCAGCTATTCGCCGCCCCGTCCAATTGCGACTGATAGTCGACGCCATTTCCCTGCGTGCCGTCGGGGAGCCGTCTGTTCTTCGCGCCATTGTAGCTGTAATAGCCAAGCGCTTCGTAATAGGAGCCGCCGACCGTGTTGGTGTTGCTGGTCCAGTTGTTGTAGCCGTCGGTCATCAGCACGAGAATTTTTCGGACGCCCGCGGTGTTGTAGGCGCTGCCCGCGCTGAATGGCGGATTTGGCGAAATCGAGCGCCAGGCCCACATCACTCCTTCATGCAGATTTGTGTCGCCCGCGGCAGTGAGTTGCGCGATTTTTGCCGTAATGGTCGATTGCGTTGGCGTGAGCTGGAGCGCCGTTTGCGTCGCGGCGTTGGGACACATCCCGTTCGGCCCGTTGAAGGCGCCGCCTCTCGAAGCGAAGACGCCGCCGGTCCAGCCATTCCCGGCGGTGGCGCCGAACCAGCTCCAGATCCCGCTGGTCCAGCCGGTCGCGGGTTTGTATTTGCATGTGCGAGTCAGATCGGTCCAGCCGCCGAAGGTCCAAAGGCTGCAGCCCCCGCCGTCGTCGTTCAGGTAATTGTTTTCATAGGCCGATGAGTCCGGCTCGTCCGGGGCCAGATAGGGCACGAAGAGCGTTTCCGCATTGCCGGCCGTCGGCGCCGTCTCGGTAACATTCATCGGATAGGGCTGCGGCTCGTAGCAGCCGCCGAAATCCCAGTCGGCGCGCTGGGATTTCAGATTAGAGAACACATTGAAACGGCTCGTGAAGCCCGCGGCGTTGGCGTTCGCCTTGCCGCCGAAAGTGATCCAGTGCTGGGAGGACAGCCCATTGACGTCGATCCACGGCAGCGCCCTGTTCGCCGCAACGGTCGGGTCTACCGGAATGACGAGACCCGCGAAGGGCGTGATCGCGATCTTCACCTTTCCGGGCGACTTCGCGAACATCGAGTTGACGAAATTCGTCGCGGCCGTTTTCAGGGACTGAATTTTGGTCGCTCCCCCCGCGCTCTCGTTCATCGAGCCGGAGTTGTCGAGCGCGAGCGCAATCTCGTAATTGGTCGAGCCGCCGCCGATTTCGGCGCAGGACATCACGGCAGGCGCCATCGAGTCGATGCGCGCAATCTTCATGATCATGGTCGGAATGCTGACCTGCGCGTCGATGCAAAACGTCTTTCTGTCCGCCGAGATCGTGGCGTTGCTGATCGTCGCGGCGGCGAGGCGTTGGCTGGCGGAGCGCAAGACGTTCTGGGCCTGCTTGATGGCGTCTGCGGTTGAAGTGGCGGCGGTGATTCTCGACGCGACCGCGAGCGCGGCCGTGTCGGCTCCCTGTTGGAGAACCTTGTGCGTCGTGACGCCGCGCGCATAGTCGACGGCTGCGCCGGCCATCATCATGACAGGGATGACCGACAGCCCGAAGAGCATCACGACATTGCCGCGATGGTCGGAAACGAATTCGTTGACTGGTCGCTTCATTATGCAGCCCCGATCTGGTCGGAGCTGAAATTGGCAGGAAATGCTCAAGCTAAAGTTATCTTGAACCTTATTTTTCAGATATGTTTACAGACGCATTAATCGCTCGAATACGCCCAGCACCATCGCGCGCTTGTCGAAGTTGAAGACTTCTGTTTCGCGGGCGATTTCGCGGATCTCTTCCCATGCGCGCGCATAGCCGACGAGCCGGGCAGGCGCCGCCCCGGCCTGGGCCAGCGCGCGGACGCGCGAGTCGAGGTGCCGTTGCAGTGCGCGCATGAAGGTCTCGTAAGCGTCCTCATTGTCGCGACCGGTGATCTTGTCGGCGAGCATGTGCACCCCGAGCCAGTCTACTTGCGGCAGGCGGTCGAACAGCCGCGCGACGCCGGCGTCGAAAGCCATGGCGTCGCCGCTCAAAAGGCGCAGCGTCTCGCGCACGGAGCCTTCGGCGCGCGCGGCTGCGGCCTCGATCTCACTTTTCGATCGATCCG contains the following coding sequences:
- a CDS encoding DUF4159 domain-containing protein, producing the protein MGGLSFAAPLALVGLASLPLIYWLLRITPPRPREIIFPPTKILRELKPDEETPSRTPWWLTALRLALAAAIILAMSGPVWSPTGAVVMSSAPTLVVFDDGWPTAPTWDRRISAAGAIIESAARSGAPVAIAAVSEPAAPTLTDGARALEKLRSARPKPFLADRRAAAAHVSAFAKSHAGVRIVWLSDGLAQGEAGAFAKALKDAADAGARVEALTDEHVPKALAVPSNDASALSVDVLRASVSDGGASVIAIDAKGQTIGRAAVDFGSSLRVKARLDLPVELRNDVSQLRIEGENSAGAVALLDARSKVKRIALVGGAGLDEAQPLLSPLYYLEKALAPFAQLRQARPGAVEPVQTLLAERPNVMVLADVGLAPGETYDALAKFVDDGGTLVRFAGPRLANAADDLLPVRLRRNGRVLGGAMSWETPKALSDFDATSPFVGLPASKDVSVQRQVLAEPDPGLVQKTWARLSDGTPLVTAEKRGKGLIVLFHVNADTSWSNLPISGLFVDMLKRISAMAGESTRLADEDESAPMEDRRMLPPLRALDGFGALGAPGPTARPIPADFAGPASAEHPPGLYGAGDAFVAVQALRAGDELQQFDFAGAGLTTSALKSGAPVDFRGPLLAGALAAFVADALIVLVLSGKLRLRSLATAAGAVFMLSVSAHMDYVRAETPAKPVVTQRDREAALNARLAYVVSGDAGVDEVSHLGLEALSKALSLRTSFSPGDPVGVDPAKDELAFYPMLYWPIVASAPQPAARTVAKIAAYMRQGGTVIFDTRDALAQRPGDAATPETLWLRELTKGLDVPELEVVPRDHVITKTFYLLDGFVGRYASGETWVEALPPEPKDSAARPVRATDSVSAIVITSNDLAGAWAQDKRGQPLFPLTPGGARQREMALRGGVNLVMYTLTGNYKSDQVHVRDLLERLGQ
- a CDS encoding DUF58 domain-containing protein, with product MSLFGSVETRSYDSATRGVADAAAAADLAARLPRLVARAHEIAASVAYGVHGRKRAGVGETFWQYRPFMSGEAAHRIDWRRSARGDQLYVREREWEAAHDYFIWMDCSPSMAFASSLASDDKLARGVTLGLALADVLVRGGERVAALGLTAPVSARDVIDRLARALYERAGETARDELPPQAPLRPRARVVLISDFLTEPEALAMRLRQFADAGASGALLLIIDPSEESFPFAGETMFLDTDGGPAFHAGDARSLRAAYAQRFDAHREAVRAAARGAGFLCLQHHTDRPAAEAALTLAMGLLGAGSSGVEERR
- a CDS encoding MoxR family ATPase: MTSPELAPTSLETAVVESAERALDHIGRARAAIGAVIFGQDEVVEQALVTILAGGHGLLVGVPGLAKTKLVETLGKVLGLAEQRVQFTPDLLPADIIGSEVLEEGADRSRSFRFIKGPIFAQLLMADEINRASPRTQSALLQAMQEHHVSVAGKRYDLPRPFHVLATQNPLEQEGTYPLPEAQLDRFLMQIDVHYPDRASERRVLLETTGEKSVDPAQALDAEELMATQRLVRRLPVGDKVVDAILDLVRAARPDDGDPAIAPHVAWGPGPRAAQALMLATRARALATGRLAPSLDDVAVLAAPVLRHRMALNFAARREMSVSDLIDKLVARIG
- a CDS encoding DUF6111 family protein, whose product is MWRAVVETALLFLTPFVAYALFHLLQRRWPFVRELWHGRIVSLLTIAGLVVAIGGMLALGLTERNQGVYVPAHVENGKLVPGRFQ
- a CDS encoding CCA tRNA nucleotidyltransferase, which codes for MNLAQRLLDDPRLATLFAALAKTGGETRVVGGAVRDALFGLPPHEIDLATTALPEDVLAAARDAGLKGVPTGIEHGTVTIVVAGTPFEVTTLREDVETDGRFAKVRFGGDFDQDARRRDFTVNALSLTPDGELHDPTGGIADLEARRIRFIGDAATRIREDYLRVLRFFRFNASHGEGAFDREGLHESIIARENLARLSRERVRAELVKLLPARRAPEVVRAMSQAGVIEVILGMGYPARLERLAAFEAAQGKKPDAVLRLAAFAVLTVEDAERLRDRLRLSNDEWSRLSAAARTLAALHGIERPPPVSHLREMLFICGARAAADALALAFAESAAAPDDPQWLEAAKYLDENPAPAFPIRGADLIARGVAPGRELGAVLKSLQAQWIRAGFPRDPQAVMQLLEEAVGIKE
- a CDS encoding TadE/TadG family type IV pilus assembly protein: MKRPVNEFVSDHRGNVVMLFGLSVIPVMMMAGAAVDYARGVTTHKVLQQGADTAALAVASRITAATSTADAIKQAQNVLRSASQRLAAATISNATISADRKTFCIDAQVSIPTMIMKIARIDSMAPAVMSCAEIGGGSTNYEIALALDNSGSMNESAGGATKIQSLKTAATNFVNSMFAKSPGKVKIAITPFAGLVIPVDPTVAANRALPWIDVNGLSSQHWITFGGKANANAAGFTSRFNVFSNLKSQRADWDFGGCYEPQPYPMNVTETAPTAGNAETLFVPYLAPDEPDSSAYENNYLNDDGGGCSLWTFGGWTDLTRTCKYKPATGWTSGIWSWFGATAGNGWTGGVFASRGGAFNGPNGMCPNAATQTALQLTPTQSTITAKIAQLTAAGDTNLHEGVMWAWRSISPNPPFSAGSAYNTAGVRKILVLMTDGYNNWTSNTNTVGGSYYEALGYYSYNGAKNRRLPDGTQGNGVDYQSQLDGAANSWTDYKSVSRQAQDELTRQSCENAKAKGIEIYSIAFSVSTNPIDAAGINLLKSCATNADHYLLATDSTQIDRAFSQIAMNLSKLRLSR